A single genomic interval of Panthera uncia isolate 11264 chromosome A1 unlocalized genomic scaffold, Puncia_PCG_1.0 HiC_scaffold_17, whole genome shotgun sequence harbors:
- the LOC125934755 gene encoding aryl hydrocarbon receptor repressor-like, which produces MVLLMCSVTTPPFLSLTHQTMQFQGKLKFLFGQKRKTPSGTVLPPRLSLFCIVVPVLLPSVAEMKMKSAFLRVKHRVDVSGSVDTKAKAASSLCDPASHGKPHCLAGRSIGENISVLKAQADAGCWARVPARAPCPCLRSSPDLVSDPEGAAG; this is translated from the exons ATGGTGTTGCTAATGTGCTCTGTGACCACACCTCCGTTTCTGTCTTTAACACACCAGACAATGCAGTTTCAAGGAAAACTAAAATTCCTGTTTGGACAGAAGAGGAAGACTCCATCAGGGACAGTCCTGCCCCCTCGGCTGTCACTGTTCTGCATCGTGGTGCCCGTCCTCCTTCCTTCCGTGGCGGAGATGAAAATGAAGAGTGCGTTTCTGAGAGTGAAGCACAGGGTGGACGTCTCAGGCTCAGTGGACACAAA AGCAAAAGCCGCCTCGAGTCTGTGTGACCCAGCATCGCATGGAAAACCCCACTGCCTAGCAG GGAGGAGCATTGGAGAAAACATTTCAGTGCTCAAGGCACAAGCGGATGCAGGCTGCTGGGCCCGGGTTCCAGCCAGAGCCCCATGTCCCTGCCTGAGGAGCAGCCCAGACCTCGTTTCTGACCCCGAGGGGGCCGCAGGGTAA